The following are from one region of the Candidatus Neomarinimicrobiota bacterium genome:
- the sucC gene encoding ADP-forming succinate--CoA ligase subunit beta has product MNIHEYQAKEIFRKYNVPVPNGGVAFTTEEALDVAKSLDSNIFVVKAQIHAGGRGKAGGVKIAKNLDEVTLYANEILGKTLVTHQTGPAGKKVGRLLIEEGIDIARELYMGIVLDRQSGKFVFMVSEEGGMEIEKVAAETPEKIIKEWIEPGLGLQAFQARKLAYALGLEGVQVKQGLKFMFALWDAFKASDVSLVEINPLVVTGSGDVMALDAKMNFDDNALYRHPDILEYRDLSEEEPSEVEASKFNLNYIKLDGNVGCMVNGAGLAMGTMDIIKLYGGEPANFLDVGGVANPETVANGFRIIMSDENVKAVLINIFGGIVRCDRVALGIIQALNEVKVTVPVVVRLAGTNAEEGSRILADSDMDFIVATSLAEAAEKVTATIKD; this is encoded by the coding sequence ATGAATATTCATGAGTATCAGGCGAAAGAGATCTTTCGGAAATACAATGTTCCCGTTCCTAACGGAGGCGTTGCATTCACAACTGAAGAAGCTCTAGATGTAGCCAAATCTCTTGACTCCAACATCTTTGTGGTCAAGGCTCAGATTCATGCCGGGGGACGCGGCAAAGCTGGTGGTGTAAAGATTGCCAAGAATCTTGATGAAGTAACACTCTATGCGAATGAGATACTGGGAAAGACTTTGGTCACCCACCAAACGGGACCAGCCGGTAAAAAAGTTGGCCGTCTTCTTATCGAAGAAGGCATTGACATTGCCCGTGAGTTGTATATGGGTATCGTCCTGGATCGTCAAAGCGGCAAGTTCGTCTTCATGGTCTCTGAAGAAGGCGGTATGGAGATCGAGAAGGTTGCTGCAGAAACCCCGGAAAAGATCATCAAGGAATGGATTGAACCTGGTCTCGGTTTGCAAGCTTTTCAAGCACGTAAATTGGCTTACGCCCTGGGTCTTGAAGGTGTTCAGGTCAAGCAGGGCTTAAAATTCATGTTCGCACTGTGGGATGCTTTCAAGGCTTCCGATGTTTCACTGGTGGAGATCAATCCACTGGTTGTTACCGGTAGTGGTGATGTGATGGCTCTGGATGCCAAGATGAATTTTGATGACAATGCTCTTTATCGTCATCCAGACATCCTGGAATATCGCGATTTGAGCGAGGAGGAGCCCTCAGAGGTTGAAGCTTCTAAATTCAATCTGAATTACATCAAACTGGATGGCAATGTGGGTTGCATGGTCAATGGTGCCGGCTTGGCCATGGGTACCATGGACATCATTAAATTATATGGCGGCGAACCAGCCAACTTCCTGGATGTGGGTGGTGTTGCCAACCCTGAAACGGTTGCCAATGGATTTCGCATCATTATGAGCGATGAGAATGTCAAAGCAGTTCTGATCAATATTTTTGGTGGGATCGTCCGCTGTGATCGGGTTGCTCTGGGAATCATCCAGGCTTTGAATGAAGTAAAAGTTACTGTTCCTGTGGTTGTAAGATTGGCTGGAACCAATGCTGAAGAGGGTTCTCGGATCCTGGCTGACTCTGATATGGATTTTATTGTTGCTACAAGTTTGGCCGAAGCTGCAGAAAAAGTCACTGCCACAATTAAGGATTAA
- the arcC gene encoding carbamate kinase, translating into MRKAVVALGGNAISPPGEVDSITTQFKRTRESLDIIVDLLKQGIIPVITHGNGPQVGNAALRTEQMSDSLPYLPLGINVADTEGGMGYMIEQSLLNRLRDEGMDQHVVTLISQVLVDENDPSIKDPTKYIGTALPEAEAKEKAEQFNWTIKPVGEKQWRRVVPSPEPINIINSKVVSQLIELGHIVIAVGGGGVPSFRDINGNLEGLDAVIDKDKASALLGNQIDAELLYIFTDVDKVALNFGKENETELSEISLSEAKTYLAEGHFPPGNMGPKIEASVSFLEGGGKQVIITSIDSMMQDPSGGNGTIIKNYKL; encoded by the coding sequence AGAAGTAGACTCGATCACAACCCAGTTTAAACGGACTCGCGAGAGTCTTGACATCATCGTTGATCTCCTGAAACAAGGAATCATTCCAGTCATTACTCATGGAAATGGACCTCAAGTAGGCAATGCAGCCCTACGGACGGAACAAATGTCTGATTCACTACCCTATTTACCTTTGGGAATCAACGTTGCTGACACTGAAGGTGGGATGGGCTACATGATCGAACAATCTCTCCTCAACCGACTGAGAGATGAAGGAATGGATCAACACGTTGTGACACTCATCTCACAGGTTCTGGTCGATGAGAATGATCCATCTATAAAAGATCCCACCAAATACATCGGTACTGCCCTTCCAGAAGCTGAAGCAAAAGAAAAAGCAGAACAATTTAATTGGACCATCAAACCAGTAGGCGAAAAGCAGTGGCGCCGGGTCGTCCCTTCCCCAGAGCCTATCAATATCATTAATTCAAAAGTAGTCAGCCAACTCATCGAACTGGGACATATTGTCATCGCAGTGGGTGGCGGTGGCGTTCCATCATTCAGAGATATTAATGGTAACCTGGAAGGTCTTGATGCCGTGATCGACAAGGACAAAGCCTCCGCCCTGCTCGGAAATCAAATTGATGCGGAATTGCTCTACATCTTTACCGATGTTGATAAAGTGGCTTTGAATTTTGGCAAGGAGAATGAAACTGAACTATCAGAGATCTCCCTATCAGAAGCAAAAACATACTTAGCTGAAGGTCATTTCCCACCAGGAAATATGGGACCCAAGATCGAAGCCAGTGTCAGCTTTCTGGAGGGTGGTGGCAAACAGGTCATTATTACCAGTATTGATAGTATGATGCAGGATCCAAGTGGTGGTAATGGGACGATCATTAAAAATTATAAATTATAA
- the sucD gene encoding succinate--CoA ligase subunit alpha yields the protein MILINNDTKLVVQGITGSEGSFHTAQMLEYGTKVVAGVTPGKGGQKTDVGVPIFNTVQEAKDQIGANASVIFVPPPFAADAIMEAVDAELDVVICITEGIPTADMVKVNDYMSDKKTRLVGPNCPGVISPGAGKVGIMPGFIHQPGKVGVISRSGTLTYEAVHQLSTRGIGQSTCIGIGGDPIIGSNFIDLLKLYNEDEGTDAVVMIGEIGGTAEEEAADWAQKHFTKPIVAFIAGTTAPPGRRMGHAGAIISGGKGTAADKIAALKAAGIAVSESPAGIGELMEEVLGK from the coding sequence ATGATTCTAATAAACAATGATACAAAGTTAGTTGTACAGGGCATTACTGGTAGTGAAGGGTCTTTTCACACAGCCCAGATGCTAGAGTATGGCACTAAAGTTGTCGCTGGTGTAACTCCGGGAAAAGGGGGTCAAAAAACCGATGTTGGCGTCCCGATTTTTAACACTGTTCAGGAAGCCAAGGATCAAATCGGTGCCAATGCCTCGGTTATTTTCGTTCCCCCGCCTTTTGCTGCGGATGCCATCATGGAAGCAGTTGATGCCGAACTGGATGTGGTTATCTGTATCACTGAAGGTATCCCCACTGCTGATATGGTAAAGGTAAATGACTACATGTCTGATAAGAAAACCCGATTGGTTGGTCCAAACTGTCCTGGTGTTATCTCCCCAGGAGCTGGAAAAGTAGGCATTATGCCTGGCTTTATCCACCAACCTGGAAAGGTAGGGGTCATTTCACGCAGTGGAACCCTGACCTATGAAGCAGTTCATCAGTTAAGCACCCGCGGTATTGGTCAATCGACCTGTATTGGTATCGGTGGTGATCCCATCATTGGATCCAACTTTATCGATCTGCTCAAACTTTATAACGAAGATGAAGGCACAGATGCAGTGGTTATGATCGGTGAGATCGGTGGAACCGCTGAAGAGGAAGCTGCTGATTGGGCCCAGAAACACTTCACCAAGCCTATTGTGGCCTTTATTGCTGGCACAACAGCTCCTCCTGGTCGTCGAATGGGTCATGCCGGAGCTATCATCTCAGGTGGTAAGGGAACAGCTGCCGACAAGATTGCAGCCTTGAAGGCAGCTGGTATCGCAGTATCTGAAAGTCCTGCTGGTATCGGTGAACTCATGGAAGAGGTTTTGGGAAAATAA